One Candidatus Methylomirabilota bacterium DNA window includes the following coding sequences:
- the thrB gene encoding homoserine kinase, giving the protein MKIDVRVPATSANLGPGFDVLGLALGLYNEILYEEADRVAVSIEGEGARRLDTGADNVVSRGARMAYEAAGRRFRGASIRCVNRIPLARGLGSSAAAWVGGLVAANAALGSPLDRDAVLALACRAEGHPDNVAAALLGGLTVSCATGQQVVAVSLPVPAAITWVVLVPEAQSSTHEARALLPGTVSRADAVFNLQRMGLLLAALGTGRTDLLGLGMEDRLHQPQRLPLFPWMETVRRAALEAGALGCALSGAGPSLLAAVRGAAEPVGHAMELALRHSGGGGRAFALPVDTAGATWNPAGSSPVTVSEEAET; this is encoded by the coding sequence ATGAAGATCGACGTGCGCGTGCCCGCGACCTCGGCCAACTTGGGCCCGGGCTTCGACGTGCTGGGTCTGGCCCTCGGCCTCTACAACGAGATCCTCTACGAAGAGGCCGATCGCGTCGCCGTCTCGATAGAGGGCGAAGGGGCGCGCCGGCTCGACACGGGCGCCGACAATGTGGTGTCACGTGGGGCGCGCATGGCCTACGAGGCCGCCGGTCGCCGATTCCGTGGCGCATCCATACGCTGCGTCAACCGGATCCCCCTGGCGCGGGGACTCGGCTCGAGCGCCGCCGCCTGGGTGGGCGGACTCGTGGCCGCCAATGCGGCGCTGGGCTCCCCCCTCGACCGTGATGCTGTGCTGGCGCTCGCCTGCCGGGCCGAAGGCCATCCGGACAATGTCGCCGCGGCCCTCCTGGGCGGGCTCACGGTCTCGTGCGCCACCGGGCAGCAGGTGGTCGCCGTGTCGTTGCCCGTACCGGCCGCTATCACCTGGGTCGTTCTCGTGCCGGAGGCGCAGAGCTCGACCCACGAGGCGCGCGCGCTCCTGCCAGGGACGGTCTCCCGCGCGGATGCCGTCTTCAATCTCCAGCGCATGGGATTGCTCCTGGCCGCGCTCGGCACGGGGCGGACGGACCTTCTCGGCCTCGGCATGGAGGACAGGCTCCACCAGCCGCAGCGGCTGCCGCTCTTTCCGTGGATGGAGACGGTGCGACGGGCCGCGCTCGAGGCGGGCGCGCTCGGCTGCGCTCTCTCCGGTGCCGGCCCCTCTCTCCTGGCCGCGGTTCGAGGCGCCGCCGAGCCCGTCGGGCACGCCATGGAGCTGGCCTTGCGTCACTCCGGGGGAGGGGGCCGGGCCTTTGCTCTGCCCGTCGACACGGCGGGAGCGACCTGGAACCCCGCCGGATCGTCGCCTGTTACCGTGAGTGAGGAGGCCGAGACTTGA
- a CDS encoding cytochrome c biogenesis protein CcdA — protein sequence MAEPLTFGVAFSAGLVSFLSPCVLPLFPSYVSFVTGMSVDRLSSELLVAERVRVLLHSLAFIAGFTVIFVSLGASFSAAGQFLLDYRDWIRIAGGVLIALFGLYIAGLLKWGVLDRTRQVQVRTKPAGFLGSLAVGMTFAIGWTPCVGPILGSILTLASTEKTVNQGVWLLLAYSAGLGVPFLVFSMALGGFLRFFKRYRPLIPIVERTAGVLLVVVGVLVATNYYIILNSWAISLTPEWLLKRL from the coding sequence GTGGCTGAGCCCCTGACCTTCGGTGTCGCGTTCTCGGCGGGGCTGGTGTCCTTCCTCTCGCCGTGCGTGCTGCCCCTCTTTCCCTCCTACGTCTCCTTCGTCACCGGCATGTCGGTGGACCGGCTGAGCTCGGAGCTGCTAGTGGCCGAGCGCGTTCGGGTCCTCCTGCACTCGCTGGCCTTCATCGCCGGCTTCACGGTCATCTTCGTGAGCCTGGGCGCTTCCTTCAGCGCGGCGGGGCAATTCCTCCTCGACTACCGTGACTGGATACGGATCGCGGGCGGCGTGCTCATCGCGCTCTTTGGCCTCTACATCGCGGGGCTCCTCAAGTGGGGGGTGCTCGACCGCACCCGCCAGGTCCAGGTCCGCACCAAGCCGGCGGGCTTTCTGGGTTCGCTCGCCGTGGGCATGACCTTCGCGATCGGCTGGACACCCTGCGTCGGGCCCATCCTGGGCTCCATCCTGACCCTCGCGAGCACGGAGAAGACCGTGAACCAGGGTGTGTGGCTGCTTCTGGCCTATTCGGCGGGGCTGGGCGTGCCTTTCCTGGTCTTCTCCATGGCGTTGGGCGGCTTCTTGCGATTCTTCAAGCGGTATCGACCGCTGATTCCGATCGTGGAGCGGACGGCGGGAGTCCTGCTCGTGGTGGTGGGCGTGCTCGTCGCCACCAACTACTACATCATCCTGAATTCGTGGGCCATCTCACTGACTCCCGAGTGGCTCCTCAAACGCCTCTAG
- a CDS encoding TlpA disulfide reductase family protein encodes MPWTVLFILLAVLPAGAGQEPARALDLITPSRQRLAKDFKVSSLDGGTLRLSELRGKVVLLNLWATWCAPCKEEMPAMERLWRRYKEHGLVVVALSMDAQGAKVVKPFIDKARFSYPVGLDPKMEVAQLYGARAVPATFIIDRSGNLYAFALGPREWDSKSAVSFFGSLLEQDKPRG; translated from the coding sequence GTGCCGTGGACTGTGCTCTTCATCCTGCTGGCCGTACTCCCCGCCGGGGCTGGTCAGGAGCCGGCCCGCGCGCTCGACCTCATCACGCCCAGTCGCCAGCGACTGGCCAAGGACTTCAAGGTTTCCTCCCTGGACGGCGGCACCCTGCGATTGTCGGAGCTCCGCGGCAAGGTCGTGCTCCTGAATCTCTGGGCGACCTGGTGTGCGCCGTGCAAGGAAGAGATGCCGGCCATGGAGCGGCTCTGGCGGCGCTACAAGGAGCACGGGCTCGTCGTCGTCGCGCTCAGCATGGATGCTCAGGGGGCGAAAGTGGTCAAGCCGTTCATCGACAAGGCCAGATTCAGCTATCCTGTGGGGCTCGACCCGAAGATGGAGGTCGCCCAGCTCTACGGCGCCCGCGCGGTGCCTGCCACCTTCATCATCGACCGGAGCGGCAATCTCTACGCCTTCGCCCTGGGACCTCGCGAGTGGGACAGCAAGTCGGCCGTGTCCTTCTTCGGTTCCTTGCTCGAGCAGGACAAGCCCCGTGGCTGA
- a CDS encoding four-carbon acid sugar kinase family protein: protein MPVTVIADDLTGACDAGALFAGREAVPVFLGTIATGQDWPAAAVDTESRALGPAESATLMRRTAAGLAERLANGTVFKKIDSTFRGPIAAELDALLDSMGASAALVCPAFPAQGRTVLNGMLMVDGVPAHESPVGLDPAYPGPTSDLLEILSHGLAHGSRPSVALLPLKELRGGAQELRRGLRGRRGLIVADAETDADLEALAAGAFAQRSLLLAGSAGLARAVSAELGLTSRPVSCPPPGAWLILAGSRHPSTRAQIAALETAGVAGARLSSAGEVDLDPVINALRRGEPAFMASPDGPAGASREMAATLAGLALRAMAAAPAMIAVTGGDTAHALMRAWGAARLELVGAPARGLALGRLVATDGSTLPILTKAGGFGSPELYVTLARGAR from the coding sequence ATGCCTGTCACTGTCATCGCCGATGATCTCACCGGTGCCTGCGACGCGGGCGCGCTCTTCGCCGGCCGCGAGGCGGTCCCGGTCTTCCTGGGTACCATCGCGACCGGCCAGGACTGGCCGGCCGCCGCCGTGGACACCGAGAGCCGCGCCCTGGGGCCGGCGGAATCCGCCACGCTCATGCGCCGGACCGCGGCGGGGCTCGCCGAGCGTCTCGCGAACGGGACCGTGTTCAAGAAGATCGACTCGACCTTTCGTGGCCCCATCGCCGCCGAGCTCGATGCCTTGCTCGACTCGATGGGAGCCTCGGCCGCGCTCGTCTGCCCGGCCTTCCCCGCGCAGGGGCGCACGGTGCTCAATGGGATGCTGATGGTGGACGGCGTGCCGGCGCACGAGTCGCCGGTAGGCCTCGATCCCGCCTATCCGGGTCCAACCTCCGATCTCCTCGAAATCCTCAGCCACGGCCTCGCGCATGGGTCTCGGCCCTCGGTTGCCCTCCTTCCTTTAAAGGAGCTCCGCGGCGGGGCCCAGGAGCTCCGGCGGGGGCTCAGGGGGCGACGAGGGCTCATCGTCGCCGATGCCGAGACCGATGCCGATCTCGAGGCTCTCGCGGCGGGCGCTTTCGCGCAAAGATCCTTGCTGCTCGCGGGCTCGGCCGGGCTTGCCCGTGCCGTCTCCGCTGAGCTCGGCTTGACCTCTCGACCTGTCTCTTGTCCCCCTCCAGGGGCGTGGCTCATCCTCGCGGGCAGCCGCCATCCGTCGACCCGTGCCCAGATCGCGGCTCTCGAGACGGCCGGGGTCGCGGGCGCTCGCCTGTCCTCGGCGGGCGAGGTCGATCTGGACCCCGTCATCAACGCGCTGAGACGAGGTGAGCCCGCCTTCATGGCAAGCCCGGACGGGCCCGCGGGAGCTTCCCGGGAGATGGCGGCGACGCTCGCGGGCCTCGCCCTGCGGGCCATGGCCGCGGCGCCGGCCATGATCGCGGTCACGGGTGGCGACACGGCGCATGCGCTCATGCGCGCATGGGGCGCGGCGCGGCTCGAGCTGGTCGGCGCGCCCGCCCGCGGGCTCGCCCTCGGTCGTCTCGTCGCGACCGACGGCTCGACTCTTCCCATCCTGACCAAGGCCGGCGGCTTCGGCTCGCCCGAGCTGTACGTGACCCTCGCGCGAGGCGCTCGGTGA
- the pdxA gene encoding 4-hydroxythreonine-4-phosphate dehydrogenase PdxA has product MPVRTPLIGVTMGDPAGVGPEIAAKAIATSSVAASCRPLVIGDRSVMEATLSLLRSPLRLHVVTKPAECRFEPGALECLDMRNVDAASLPRGQVSAEAGRAAYAYIEAAVRLCQSGEIDGMVTAPVNKEGLAAAGVQHSGHTEILARLSDTKDFAMLLMGRELKVIHVTTHVALRRVPELCTEERVLKVIRLAQQAMNGLGVARPRIAVCGLNPHAGEDGLFGDEEKREIIPAAEAARREGFDVYGPLPADTLFSRARGGEFDIVVAMYHDQGHVPVKTLGFTYDEAKGQWTGLSGVNVTVGLPFLRVSVDHGTAFDRAWKGIANPESMLEAIDVAVRMLAAKAS; this is encoded by the coding sequence ATGCCCGTCCGCACACCGCTCATCGGCGTCACCATGGGCGACCCCGCCGGGGTAGGCCCCGAGATCGCGGCCAAGGCCATAGCCACCTCCTCGGTCGCGGCCTCGTGTCGGCCCCTCGTCATCGGCGACCGCTCCGTGATGGAAGCGACGCTGTCGCTGTTGCGCTCGCCGCTTCGGCTCCACGTCGTGACGAAACCGGCCGAATGCCGCTTCGAGCCCGGCGCCCTCGAATGCCTCGACATGCGTAACGTGGACGCGGCGAGCCTGCCGCGAGGGCAGGTCAGCGCCGAGGCGGGTCGGGCCGCCTATGCTTATATCGAGGCCGCGGTGCGCCTCTGCCAGTCGGGAGAGATCGACGGCATGGTGACGGCGCCCGTGAACAAGGAAGGGCTGGCCGCGGCCGGCGTGCAGCACTCGGGGCACACGGAGATCCTGGCGCGCCTGTCCGACACCAAGGACTTCGCCATGCTCCTCATGGGCCGAGAGCTCAAGGTCATCCACGTGACGACGCACGTGGCGCTCCGGCGCGTCCCCGAGCTCTGCACCGAGGAGCGCGTCCTCAAGGTCATTCGCCTGGCCCAGCAGGCCATGAACGGGCTCGGGGTGGCGCGCCCGCGCATCGCGGTGTGCGGGCTGAACCCGCACGCGGGAGAAGACGGGCTCTTCGGCGATGAGGAGAAGCGCGAGATCATTCCGGCCGCCGAGGCGGCACGCCGCGAGGGCTTCGACGTCTACGGTCCCCTGCCCGCCGACACGCTCTTCTCCCGCGCACGCGGCGGCGAGTTCGACATCGTGGTGGCCATGTATCACGACCAGGGCCACGTGCCCGTCAAGACGCTCGGCTTCACCTACGACGAGGCCAAAGGTCAATGGACGGGCCTCTCCGGCGTCAACGTCACCGTGGGGCTGCCCTTCCTGCGCGTCTCCGTCGACCACGGCACCGCCTTCGACCGAGCCTGGAAGGGCATCGCGAATCCCGAGAGCATGCTCGAGGCCATCGACGTCGCCGTCCGCATGCTCGCGGCCAAAGCGTCCTGA
- a CDS encoding isocitrate/isopropylmalate dehydrogenase family protein, which produces MPCYRIAQIGGDGIGPEVVREAARVLKAGEDGGLHFSFEEAEAGAALYRRTGEDLPRETIELCRQTDAILFGAAGLPDIRHADGTELVPQIALRMSLDLYAGVRPIKLFPGVPSPLALPPGSTIDYVIFRENTEGLLASLGGGSKVGEDLAVDTLVITRKGTERIVRRAFEACQERAERSGGSPGKVTCVDKANVFRSYAFFRQVFQETARAFPDVRTDFAYIDAMAMYVVQRPWQYDVVVLENMFGDILSDLGAATIGGLGMAPSGDVGDRWALFQPSHGTAPDIAGKGIANPTATILSAAMMCRWLGSQHKDPLATAAAERIEAAVGKALQDPKARTPDIGGSATTRAASDAVIKAC; this is translated from the coding sequence ATGCCCTGCTACCGGATCGCGCAGATCGGTGGTGACGGCATCGGGCCCGAGGTCGTGCGGGAAGCCGCGCGTGTACTGAAGGCTGGGGAAGACGGCGGTCTGCACTTCTCTTTCGAGGAGGCCGAGGCGGGCGCGGCCCTCTACCGGCGGACCGGCGAGGATCTGCCGCGCGAGACCATAGAGCTATGCCGGCAGACGGACGCGATTCTCTTCGGCGCCGCGGGACTGCCCGACATTCGCCACGCCGACGGCACCGAGCTGGTGCCTCAGATCGCCCTCAGGATGAGCCTCGACCTCTACGCGGGCGTGCGGCCGATCAAGCTCTTTCCCGGCGTGCCGAGCCCGCTCGCCCTGCCCCCGGGGTCGACCATCGACTACGTCATCTTCCGGGAGAACACCGAGGGCCTCTTGGCCTCGCTGGGAGGCGGCTCCAAGGTTGGAGAGGATCTGGCCGTGGACACGCTCGTCATCACCCGCAAGGGCACCGAGCGCATCGTGCGACGTGCCTTCGAGGCCTGCCAGGAACGCGCGGAGCGGAGCGGCGGGTCCCCTGGCAAGGTCACCTGTGTGGACAAGGCCAACGTCTTTCGCTCCTATGCCTTCTTCCGCCAGGTCTTCCAGGAGACGGCGCGCGCCTTTCCCGACGTGCGCACCGACTTCGCCTACATCGACGCCATGGCCATGTACGTCGTGCAGAGGCCATGGCAGTACGACGTCGTCGTGCTCGAGAACATGTTCGGCGACATCCTCTCGGACCTGGGCGCCGCCACCATCGGCGGCCTCGGCATGGCGCCTTCCGGCGACGTGGGTGATCGCTGGGCGCTCTTTCAGCCCTCGCACGGGACGGCGCCCGACATCGCGGGCAAGGGCATCGCGAACCCGACGGCCACCATTCTCTCCGCGGCCATGATGTGCCGCTGGCTCGGGAGCCAGCACAAGGATCCGCTGGCCACCGCCGCCGCCGAGCGCATCGAGGCGGCGGTGGGCAAGGCGCTCCAGGACCCGAAAGCGCGCACCCCGGACATCGGCGGCTCGGCCACGACGCGCGCGGCGAGCGACGCGGTGATCAAGGCCTGCTAG